One segment of Agrococcus sp. ProA11 DNA contains the following:
- a CDS encoding GuaB3 family IMP dehydrogenase-related protein: protein MTEIEIGRSKRARLGYGFDDISIVPSRRTRDSDLVSLQWQIDAFKFEIPVLGAPTDSVMSPATAIALGRAGGLGVLNLEGVWTRYDDPEPLLAEIATLPAVEATSRMREIYAEPIKPELIRDRLAQIRDAGVVVSGSLSPQAVQEHYETVLAAGVDLMVIRGATVSAEHVSADASAPLNLKQFIYELDVPVVVGGVVTYTAALHLMRTGAAGVLVGFGGGAASTSERVLGVAAPMATAVSDVAAARRDYLDESGGRYVHVIADGSLGTSGQIVKSLACGADGVMLGTALARATDAPGRGWHWGPEAHNQKLPRGNRVQVDQVGALDVVLNGPSPVADGTANIMGALRKAMSTTGYKDLKEFQRIDVVVEANPPR from the coding sequence GTGACGGAGATCGAGATCGGCCGCAGCAAGCGAGCCCGCTTGGGATATGGCTTCGACGACATCAGCATCGTTCCCTCGCGCCGCACGCGCGACAGCGATCTGGTGTCGCTGCAGTGGCAGATCGACGCGTTCAAGTTCGAGATCCCGGTGCTGGGTGCGCCGACGGACTCGGTCATGAGCCCGGCGACCGCGATCGCGCTCGGCCGGGCTGGCGGCCTCGGCGTGCTGAACCTCGAGGGCGTCTGGACCCGCTACGACGACCCCGAGCCGCTGCTCGCCGAGATCGCGACGCTGCCCGCCGTCGAGGCGACCAGCCGCATGCGCGAGATCTACGCGGAACCCATCAAGCCCGAGCTCATCCGGGATCGCCTCGCGCAGATCCGCGACGCGGGCGTCGTCGTCTCCGGCAGCCTCAGCCCGCAGGCGGTGCAGGAGCACTACGAGACCGTGCTCGCCGCCGGCGTCGACCTGATGGTCATCCGCGGTGCGACGGTGAGCGCCGAGCACGTGTCGGCCGACGCGAGCGCCCCCCTCAACCTCAAGCAGTTCATCTACGAGCTCGACGTGCCCGTCGTGGTCGGCGGTGTCGTCACCTACACCGCCGCGCTGCACCTCATGCGCACCGGTGCCGCGGGCGTGCTCGTCGGCTTCGGCGGTGGCGCGGCCTCCACGAGCGAGCGCGTGCTCGGCGTCGCCGCACCGATGGCGACCGCGGTGAGCGACGTCGCCGCCGCGCGCCGCGACTACCTCGACGAGTCGGGCGGTCGCTACGTCCACGTGATCGCCGACGGCTCGCTCGGCACCTCCGGGCAGATCGTGAAGTCGCTCGCATGCGGCGCCGACGGTGTCATGCTCGGCACCGCGCTCGCTCGCGCCACGGACGCCCCGGGGCGCGGCTGGCACTGGGGCCCGGAAGCCCACAACCAGAAGCTGCCGCGCGGCAACCGCGTGCAGGTCGACCAGGTCGGCGCGCTCGATGTGGTCCTCAACGGCCCGTCGCCCGTCGCGGATGGGACGGCGAACATCATGGGCGCGCTGCGCAAGGCGATGTCGACCACCGGCTACAAGGACCTCAAGGAGTTCCAGCGGATCGACGTCGTCGTCGAGGCGAACCCGCCACGCTAG
- a CDS encoding PadR family transcriptional regulator → MTPVFGHGALRLYLLSLLAEAPRHGYELMQALEHRFGGTYSPSAGTIYPRLAKLEEEGLVTKTVDGRRTTYEITDAGRAELRRREGELHALEEEITDSVRRLASDVREGVQSAMQTLRAELAAAERDARSSTRRPSRSSEQGAGEPAPTAPDPTASRLAVHEVDLALSDFRQRLRQAVRRDHGEHMSPARAAAVRQELETALERIERLL, encoded by the coding sequence ATGACGCCGGTCTTCGGGCACGGAGCGCTGCGGCTGTACCTGCTGAGCCTGCTCGCCGAAGCCCCGCGCCACGGCTACGAGCTCATGCAGGCGCTCGAGCATCGCTTCGGCGGCACCTATTCGCCCAGCGCCGGCACCATCTATCCGCGGCTCGCGAAGCTCGAGGAGGAGGGCCTCGTCACCAAGACGGTCGATGGGCGCCGGACCACCTACGAGATCACCGACGCGGGTCGCGCCGAGCTGCGCCGACGCGAGGGTGAGCTGCACGCGCTGGAGGAGGAGATCACGGATTCGGTGCGCCGCCTGGCCTCGGATGTGCGGGAGGGCGTGCAGTCGGCCATGCAGACGCTGCGCGCCGAGCTGGCGGCCGCGGAGCGCGACGCGCGATCGAGCACGCGTCGCCCGAGCCGGTCGAGCGAGCAGGGCGCGGGCGAGCCGGCCCCGACCGCGCCGGATCCGACCGCGAGCCGGCTGGCGGTCCACGAGGTCGATCTGGCGCTCAGTGACTTCCGGCAGCGGTTGCGCCAGGCGGTGCGCCGCGATCACGGCGAGCACATGAGCCCTGCGCGGGCGGCCGCCGTGCGGCAGGAGCTCGAGACTGCGCTGGAGCGGATCGAGCGCCTGCTCTGA
- a CDS encoding DUF4097 family beta strand repeat-containing protein: MDEQWEQTGGDDLVRGRQADASQGTPRSASGAAASGADVITERWTITEGQSRVIDLDAVTALRVGIVGGSVDIVAHDEPTARVEVHRVEGRDLTVALEQGRLSISHPRVSWDDVWESVKALVGVRARVELSIVVPRQVAVSLGQVTASALVSGLRSRASLSTVSGPIQVESHTGDLDLNTVSGDLEISGGSGRLSVHAVSAGVAASGALDVVGIDTVSGEVLLDLHGAPRSISANSVSGDVTVRVDAGQGVNATTRTVSGRGSIAGIAMPKRGGREVIAGEHPVDFSASTVSGNVTLVRRQA; encoded by the coding sequence ATGGACGAGCAGTGGGAACAGACAGGCGGCGACGACCTGGTGCGCGGCCGACAGGCTGATGCGAGCCAGGGGACGCCGCGCAGCGCCTCGGGCGCAGCGGCATCCGGCGCCGACGTCATCACCGAGCGCTGGACGATCACCGAGGGGCAGAGCCGCGTCATCGACCTGGATGCCGTGACCGCGCTGCGCGTCGGCATCGTCGGAGGCAGCGTCGACATCGTGGCGCACGACGAGCCGACCGCGCGGGTCGAGGTGCACCGCGTCGAGGGACGCGACCTCACGGTCGCCCTCGAGCAAGGGCGCCTCTCGATCTCGCATCCGAGGGTCAGCTGGGATGACGTCTGGGAGTCGGTGAAGGCGCTCGTGGGCGTGCGCGCCAGGGTCGAGCTGAGCATCGTCGTTCCCAGGCAGGTGGCGGTGTCGCTCGGCCAGGTCACGGCATCCGCGCTCGTCTCGGGACTGCGCAGCCGCGCGAGCCTCAGCACCGTCTCCGGGCCGATCCAGGTCGAGTCGCACACGGGCGACCTCGACCTCAACACCGTCTCCGGCGACCTCGAGATCTCGGGCGGCTCGGGTCGGCTCTCGGTGCACGCGGTGTCGGCGGGGGTGGCGGCATCCGGGGCGCTCGACGTGGTCGGCATCGACACCGTCAGCGGTGAGGTGCTGCTCGATCTGCACGGTGCGCCACGCAGCATCAGCGCCAATTCGGTCTCCGGCGACGTGACGGTGCGCGTGGATGCCGGCCAGGGTGTCAACGCCACGACGCGCACGGTCTCCGGGCGCGGCTCGATCGCCGGCATCGCGATGCCGAAGCGCGGCGGTCGCGAGGTGATCGCGGGCGAGCATCCCGTCGACTTCAGCGCCAGCACCGTCTCAGGCAACGTGACGCTGGTCAGGCGCCAGGCATGA
- the guaB gene encoding IMP dehydrogenase, which produces MEMRNPFGPVGLTYDDVMLLPGRTDVIPSEADTGTRLSRGIRLSIPLISSAMDTVTEDRMAIAMARQGGIGIVHRNLSIADQAAIVDRVKRSESGMITDPLTTTADATIEDVDRVCGEFKVSGLPVVDETGVLVGIVTNRDMRFVPRDEFATTLVRDVMTPSPLKTAPIGISREEAFKIFEQTKLEKLPLVDEQGRLGGLITVKDFDKVEQYPNATKDAHGRLRVGAAIGFFGDAFDRAVALAAEGVDVIVVDTANGESQGVLDMVQALKGDERFAGIDIIGGNVATYEGAKALIEAGVDAVKVGVGPGSICTTRVVSGVGVPQVTAIYDAARAAHDAGTDIPIIADGGLQYSGDIAKAMVAGASSVMLGSLLAGTNESPGDLVLVNGKQYKTYRGMGSLGAMQTRGKKTSYSRDRYFQADVPSDEQLIAEGIEGQVPYRGPLGTVAYQLVGGLRQSMFYTGARTIEELQAKGRFVQITAAGLKESHPHDIQMVVEAPNYRR; this is translated from the coding sequence ATGGAGATGCGCAACCCCTTCGGGCCCGTGGGCCTGACCTACGACGACGTCATGCTGCTGCCGGGCCGGACGGACGTGATCCCTTCCGAGGCCGACACCGGCACGCGGCTCTCACGCGGCATCCGCCTCTCCATCCCGCTCATCTCGAGCGCCATGGACACCGTCACCGAGGATCGCATGGCGATCGCGATGGCGCGCCAGGGCGGCATCGGCATCGTGCACCGCAATCTCTCGATCGCCGATCAGGCCGCGATCGTCGACCGCGTGAAGCGCTCCGAGTCGGGGATGATCACCGATCCGCTGACGACCACGGCCGACGCCACGATCGAGGACGTCGACCGCGTCTGCGGCGAGTTCAAGGTCTCGGGACTTCCGGTCGTCGACGAGACCGGCGTGCTCGTCGGCATCGTCACGAATCGCGACATGCGCTTCGTGCCACGCGACGAGTTCGCGACCACGCTCGTGCGCGACGTGATGACGCCGTCGCCGCTCAAGACCGCTCCGATCGGCATCTCCCGCGAGGAGGCGTTCAAGATCTTCGAGCAGACGAAGCTGGAGAAGCTGCCGCTCGTCGATGAGCAGGGCCGTCTCGGCGGACTCATCACCGTCAAGGACTTCGACAAGGTCGAGCAGTACCCGAACGCGACGAAGGATGCACACGGTCGCCTGCGCGTCGGCGCCGCCATCGGATTCTTCGGCGACGCCTTCGATCGCGCCGTCGCGCTCGCGGCAGAAGGTGTCGACGTGATCGTCGTCGACACCGCGAACGGCGAGAGCCAGGGCGTGCTCGACATGGTGCAGGCGCTGAAAGGCGACGAGCGCTTCGCCGGCATCGACATCATCGGCGGCAACGTGGCGACCTACGAGGGCGCGAAGGCGCTCATCGAAGCTGGCGTCGACGCCGTGAAGGTGGGCGTCGGGCCCGGCTCGATCTGCACCACGCGGGTGGTCTCGGGCGTTGGCGTCCCGCAGGTGACGGCCATCTACGATGCCGCGCGGGCCGCGCATGACGCGGGCACCGACATCCCGATCATCGCCGATGGCGGACTGCAGTACTCGGGAGACATCGCCAAGGCGATGGTCGCCGGCGCCTCCTCGGTGATGCTCGGCTCGCTGCTGGCCGGCACGAACGAGAGCCCCGGCGACCTGGTGCTCGTCAACGGCAAGCAGTACAAGACCTACCGGGGCATGGGCTCGCTCGGCGCGATGCAGACGCGCGGCAAGAAGACCTCGTACTCGCGCGACCGCTACTTCCAGGCGGATGTGCCGAGCGACGAGCAGTTGATCGCCGAGGGCATCGAGGGCCAGGTGCCCTACCGCGGGCCGCTCGGCACCGTCGCCTATCAGCTCGTCGGCGGGCTGCGGCAGTCGATGTTCTACACCGGCGCGCGCACCATCGAGGAGCTGCAGGCCAAGGGGCGCTTCGTGCAGATCACCGCTGCCGGACTCAAGGAGTCGCACCCCCACGACATCCAGATGGTCGTGGAGGCCCCGAACTACCGACGCTGA
- a CDS encoding branched-chain amino acid ABC transporter permease, producing MRQAIAVALAVMGMVAGGTTAAMAASLPAADTPDQFTFQGVIRDGQTPLEGVEITVSGNGAEETAATDAAGEWSIGVADPGTYTVTINTETLPDGITLRDPEFESREFTTGSTSQIGVLFPFDSSGATGGTGGTGGTDAGTGGTDPATGGTSTGSEPGSATATTSAGDFGSAVLARTISGISFGLLLALAAIGITLIFGTTGVNNFAHGELLTFGGVVFYATTTLVDWPVWIAVIATLAASAAIGWMHDWAVFKPLRKRGVGLVQVLIVTIGLSIGLRYFFQFLIGGGILGLSVPRGDVVKVGGVFMTTADIVSMAIAIVVLVAVGLFLTRTRIGKATRAVSDNSSLAAASGIDVDKIIRIVWVMAGLLTGGAGILYTYFIGANIKWDVGFTILLLLFASVTLGGLGSAFGALVGAVIVGLVTELSTLWIAPDLRYAVALLVLILVLLLRPQGILGRKERVG from the coding sequence ATGCGGCAAGCGATCGCCGTGGCCCTGGCCGTGATGGGCATGGTTGCCGGCGGAACGACAGCGGCGATGGCCGCCTCGCTCCCCGCCGCCGACACCCCCGACCAGTTCACCTTCCAGGGCGTCATCCGAGACGGCCAGACGCCGCTCGAGGGCGTGGAGATCACGGTCTCCGGCAACGGCGCAGAGGAGACCGCGGCCACCGACGCCGCGGGCGAGTGGTCCATCGGCGTCGCCGACCCCGGCACGTACACGGTGACGATCAACACCGAGACGCTGCCCGACGGCATCACCCTGCGCGACCCCGAGTTCGAGAGCCGTGAGTTCACGACCGGCAGCACGAGCCAGATCGGCGTGCTGTTCCCCTTCGACTCGAGCGGCGCCACCGGCGGGACCGGCGGCACGGGCGGCACGGATGCGGGCACCGGCGGCACGGATCCGGCAACGGGCGGCACGAGCACCGGCTCGGAGCCGGGCAGCGCGACCGCCACCACGAGCGCTGGCGACTTCGGCTCCGCCGTACTGGCGCGCACCATCTCGGGCATCAGCTTCGGCCTGCTGCTGGCACTGGCGGCGATCGGCATCACGCTGATCTTCGGCACCACCGGCGTCAACAACTTCGCGCATGGCGAGCTGCTCACCTTCGGCGGCGTGGTCTTCTACGCCACCACCACGCTGGTGGACTGGCCGGTCTGGATCGCGGTGATCGCGACGCTGGCCGCCTCCGCGGCGATCGGCTGGATGCACGACTGGGCGGTCTTCAAGCCGCTGCGCAAGCGCGGCGTCGGCCTGGTGCAGGTGCTCATCGTGACGATCGGTCTCTCGATCGGCCTGCGCTACTTCTTCCAGTTCCTGATCGGTGGCGGCATCCTCGGCCTCTCGGTCCCCCGCGGCGACGTCGTGAAGGTCGGCGGGGTGTTCATGACCACCGCCGACATCGTCAGCATGGCGATCGCCATCGTCGTGCTCGTCGCGGTCGGGCTCTTCCTGACGCGCACGCGGATCGGCAAGGCGACCCGCGCCGTGAGCGACAACTCCTCGCTCGCCGCCGCGTCCGGCATCGACGTCGACAAGATCATCCGCATCGTCTGGGTGATGGCGGGCCTGCTCACGGGCGGTGCCGGCATCCTCTACACCTACTTCATCGGCGCCAACATCAAGTGGGACGTGGGCTTCACGATCCTGCTGCTGCTGTTCGCCAGCGTCACGCTCGGCGGTCTGGGCAGCGCGTTCGGTGCACTCGTGGGCGCGGTGATCGTCGGACTGGTGACGGAGCTGTCCACGCTCTGGATCGCTCCCGACCTGCGATACGCCGTCGCGCTGCTGGTGCTGATCCTGGTGCTGCTGCTGCGACCGCAGGGCATCCTCGGTCGCAAGGAAAGGGTTGGCTGA
- a CDS encoding branched-chain amino acid ABC transporter permease, giving the protein MDILAILSNAASEILSPTTAAFALATIGLNIHFGYSGLLNFGQAGFMAVGAYTFAIFTMMVDPTANWGWPVGLSFLTAILLAVVASVIFGLILGIPTLRLRGDYLAIVTIAAAEIIRFTVRTQDLTSITGGSQGLRGQDYKGDVSALNPLTGSTYGFGPWTATAYDTWVRLLAWSLVIVALVVVWLLMRSPWGRVLKGIREDEDAVRSLGKNVYSYKMQALILGGTMGALAGIMFVLPRAVQPDNFATTMTFYIWTALLLGGAATVFGPLLGSVLFWVLLSFTGGILSGLQSIGAFGEMTGTQAGQLRFVLVGLALMLLVVFRPQGILGNKKELSFHV; this is encoded by the coding sequence ATGGACATCCTCGCCATTCTGAGCAATGCCGCCAGCGAGATCCTCTCGCCCACCACCGCGGCGTTCGCGCTCGCGACCATCGGCCTGAACATCCACTTCGGCTACTCCGGGCTGCTGAACTTCGGGCAGGCGGGCTTCATGGCCGTCGGCGCGTACACGTTCGCGATCTTCACGATGATGGTCGACCCGACCGCCAACTGGGGCTGGCCCGTCGGGCTCTCGTTCCTGACGGCGATCCTGCTGGCCGTGGTCGCATCGGTGATCTTCGGCCTGATCCTCGGCATCCCGACGCTGCGGCTCCGCGGCGACTACCTCGCCATCGTGACGATCGCCGCAGCGGAGATCATCCGCTTCACGGTTCGCACGCAGGATCTCACGAGCATCACGGGCGGCTCGCAGGGACTCCGCGGTCAGGACTACAAGGGCGACGTCTCGGCGCTGAACCCGCTGACGGGCTCCACCTACGGCTTCGGTCCGTGGACCGCGACCGCGTACGACACCTGGGTGCGCCTCCTCGCCTGGTCGCTCGTGATCGTCGCCCTCGTGGTCGTCTGGCTGCTCATGCGCAGCCCCTGGGGCCGTGTCCTGAAGGGCATCCGTGAGGATGAGGATGCCGTGCGCTCGCTCGGCAAGAACGTCTACAGCTACAAGATGCAGGCGCTCATCCTGGGAGGCACGATGGGCGCGCTCGCAGGCATCATGTTCGTGCTGCCACGAGCCGTGCAGCCCGACAACTTCGCCACCACCATGACGTTCTACATCTGGACGGCGCTGCTGCTCGGTGGCGCGGCGACGGTCTTCGGCCCGCTGCTGGGCTCGGTGCTCTTCTGGGTCCTGCTGTCGTTCACCGGCGGCATCCTCTCCGGCCTGCAGTCCATCGGCGCGTTCGGCGAGATGACCGGCACGCAGGCCGGCCAGCTGCGCTTCGTCCTCGTCGGACTGGCGCTGATGCTCCTGGTCGTCTTCAGACCACAGGGCATCCTCGGCAACAAGAAGGAGCTCTCGTTCCATGTCTGA
- a CDS encoding ABC transporter ATP-binding protein encodes MSESTTATATHPLVDGVVEPGCKKVDPIVVADGVIRQFGGLTAVDVEHVEIPRGAITALIGPNGAGKTTFFNLLTGFDRPNKGKWSFEGQSLAHVPSHKVARRGMVRTFQLTKSLGRLTVLQNMLLGARDQRGEGIFAALIRPLWKAQEEANVVRADSLLARFKLDTKREDYAASLSGGQRKLLEMARALMSEPTLVMLDEPMAGVNPALTQSLLDHVRGLKDDGMTVLFVEHDMHMVRHISDWVIVMAEGKIVAEGPPETIMQNQAVVDAYLGAHHDTDLGTLTNQQVTQIHEDADVETHADGSAHTDGDSHAEHADAGSHAADDRDAAHADPATPTQPDADHTATDNPEGQR; translated from the coding sequence ATGTCTGAGTCCACCACAGCCACGGCCACCCATCCGCTCGTCGACGGTGTCGTCGAGCCGGGATGCAAGAAGGTCGACCCGATCGTCGTCGCCGACGGCGTCATCCGGCAGTTCGGCGGCCTCACCGCCGTCGACGTCGAGCACGTCGAGATTCCCCGCGGCGCGATCACCGCGCTCATCGGCCCGAACGGTGCGGGCAAGACGACGTTCTTCAACCTGCTCACCGGCTTCGACCGCCCGAACAAGGGCAAGTGGTCGTTCGAGGGCCAGTCGCTCGCGCACGTGCCGAGCCACAAGGTCGCGCGCCGCGGCATGGTGCGCACCTTCCAGCTGACGAAGTCGCTCGGCCGCCTGACCGTGCTGCAGAACATGCTGCTCGGCGCCCGCGACCAGCGGGGCGAGGGCATCTTCGCGGCGCTCATCCGGCCGCTCTGGAAGGCGCAGGAGGAAGCGAACGTCGTGCGCGCCGACTCGCTGCTCGCACGCTTCAAGCTCGACACCAAGCGGGAGGACTACGCGGCCTCGCTCTCGGGCGGCCAGCGCAAGCTGCTCGAGATGGCGCGAGCCCTCATGAGCGAGCCGACGCTCGTCATGCTCGACGAGCCGATGGCCGGCGTCAACCCGGCGCTGACGCAGTCGCTGCTCGACCACGTCCGTGGGCTGAAGGACGACGGCATGACCGTGCTCTTCGTCGAGCACGACATGCACATGGTGCGCCACATCTCCGACTGGGTGATCGTGATGGCCGAGGGCAAGATCGTCGCCGAGGGACCGCCCGAGACCATCATGCAGAACCAGGCCGTCGTCGATGCGTACCTCGGCGCGCACCACGACACCGACCTGGGAACGCTGACCAACCAGCAGGTCACGCAGATCCACGAGGATGCCGACGTCGAGACGCACGCCGACGGCAGCGCACACACCGACGGCGACTCGCACGCGGAGCACGCGGACGCCGGCTCCCATGCCGCGGACGACAGGGATGCTGCCCACGCGGATCCCGCGACGCCCACACAGCCGGACGCAGACCACACGGCGACCGACAACCCGGAGGGCCAGCGATGA
- a CDS encoding ABC transporter ATP-binding protein: MTTTPVLETKDLVAGYLPGVNILNGCSIVANQGDLIGIIGPNGAGKSTLLKAVFGQVQVRGGEILLHGEEISGLKADKLVGKGVGMVPQNNNVFPSLTIEENLEMGLFQQPKLFKERFDFVGGLFPELVSRRKQRAGSLSGGERQMVAMGRALMMDPSVLLLDEPSAGLSPVRQDETFLRVAEINSHGVTIVMVEQNARRCLQISHRAYVLDQGTDAYTGTGREMLNDPKVIQLYLGTLATDVEEKAKTDAQPTVDPLAE, encoded by the coding sequence ATGACCACCACCCCCGTCCTGGAGACGAAGGACCTCGTCGCCGGCTACCTGCCCGGCGTCAACATCCTCAACGGCTGCTCGATCGTCGCGAACCAGGGTGACCTGATCGGCATCATCGGCCCGAACGGCGCCGGCAAGTCGACGCTGCTGAAGGCCGTGTTCGGCCAGGTCCAGGTGCGCGGCGGCGAGATCCTGCTGCACGGCGAGGAGATCAGCGGGCTCAAGGCCGACAAGCTGGTCGGCAAGGGCGTCGGCATGGTGCCGCAGAACAACAACGTGTTCCCCTCGCTGACCATCGAGGAGAACCTGGAGATGGGGCTGTTCCAGCAGCCGAAGCTCTTCAAGGAGCGCTTCGACTTCGTGGGAGGGCTCTTCCCCGAGCTCGTCTCCCGCCGCAAGCAGCGGGCCGGCAGCCTCTCCGGTGGTGAGCGCCAGATGGTCGCCATGGGCCGCGCGCTCATGATGGACCCCTCCGTGCTGCTGCTCGACGAGCCGAGCGCCGGCCTCAGCCCGGTGCGTCAGGACGAGACGTTCCTGCGCGTCGCCGAGATCAACAGCCACGGCGTGACCATCGTGATGGTGGAGCAGAACGCTCGCCGCTGCCTGCAGATCTCGCACCGCGCATACGTGCTCGACCAGGGCACGGATGCGTACACCGGCACGGGCCGCGAGATGCTGAACGACCCCAAGGTCATCCAGCTCTACCTCGGCACACTCGCGACCGACGTCGAGGAGAAGGCGAAGACGGACGCGCAGCCGACCGTCGACCCGCTGGCCGAATAG
- a CDS encoding ABC transporter substrate-binding protein, with product MQSFLRTKGHSPRRFAALGAATAGVLLLAACSGGGTPAPDGSNGPDEGASDDTLYIGTVLPQTGNLAFLGPPEFAAVDLAQQELEAAGYPYTVEVNHQDSGDTQTDIATQSTSTLVSAGADVIIGAASSGVSFTFIDQVIDAGIVQISPANTSPDFTDYEDEGYYWRTAPSDVLQGRVLGNLMVADGAATVGFITINDPYGTGLQENAAMAIEAAGGTVTASSLYNPGDTNLSTQVSEVMADNPDAIGILAFAETAQIVPELITQGFDPAGMYFVDGNLSNSYNFPEGTLDGAKGTLPGNPADDTFRERLLEVDPDLEDFSYGPESYDAVVLAALAAVQGGSPDSDTIRENMQSVSEGGTKCESIEDCLALLEEGEDIDYDGVSGPITFDENGDPTEAYIGIFQYGADNQYSFVRTEFGSLNE from the coding sequence ATGCAGTCCTTCCTTCGCACCAAGGGGCACAGCCCCCGCCGGTTCGCCGCGCTCGGCGCAGCGACCGCCGGCGTGCTGCTGCTCGCCGCCTGCTCTGGCGGCGGCACCCCCGCACCAGACGGCTCGAACGGCCCCGATGAGGGCGCGTCCGACGACACGCTGTACATCGGCACGGTCCTGCCCCAGACCGGCAATCTTGCCTTCCTCGGCCCGCCCGAGTTCGCGGCTGTCGACCTCGCGCAGCAGGAGCTCGAGGCTGCCGGCTACCCGTACACGGTCGAGGTCAACCACCAGGACTCCGGTGACACGCAGACCGACATCGCCACGCAGTCGACCAGCACGCTGGTCTCGGCTGGCGCCGATGTCATCATCGGCGCAGCGTCGTCGGGCGTCTCGTTCACGTTCATCGACCAGGTGATCGACGCCGGCATCGTGCAGATCTCGCCGGCGAACACGTCGCCCGACTTCACCGACTACGAGGATGAGGGCTACTACTGGCGCACCGCTCCGTCGGACGTGCTCCAGGGTCGCGTGCTCGGCAACCTGATGGTCGCGGACGGCGCAGCAACGGTCGGCTTCATCACCATCAACGACCCGTACGGCACCGGCCTGCAGGAGAACGCGGCGATGGCGATCGAGGCCGCAGGCGGCACCGTCACGGCCAGCTCGCTCTACAACCCGGGTGACACGAACCTCTCCACCCAGGTCTCCGAGGTCATGGCTGACAACCCGGATGCCATCGGCATCCTCGCGTTCGCCGAGACCGCGCAGATCGTGCCGGAGCTCATCACGCAGGGCTTCGACCCGGCGGGCATGTACTTCGTCGACGGCAACCTGTCGAACTCGTACAACTTCCCCGAGGGCACGCTCGACGGCGCGAAGGGCACGCTGCCCGGCAACCCCGCCGATGACACGTTCCGCGAGCGTCTGCTCGAGGTCGACCCGGACCTGGAGGACTTCTCCTACGGCCCCGAGTCGTATGACGCAGTCGTGCTCGCCGCGCTCGCCGCGGTGCAGGGCGGCAGCCCCGACTCGGACACGATCCGCGAGAACATGCAGTCGGTCTCGGAGGGCGGTACCAAGTGCGAGTCCATCGAGGACTGCCTGGCGCTGCTCGAGGAGGGCGAGGACATCGACTACGACGGTGTCTCCGGCCCGATCACGTTCGACGAGAACGGTGACCCGACCGAGGCGTACATCGGCATCTTCCAGTACGGTGCCGACAACCAGTACAGCTTCGTCCGCACGGAGTTCGGCTCGCTCAACGAGTGA
- the rarD gene encoding EamA family transporter RarD gives MGQHAKAGLGYALLAYLWWSFLPAYLQLTKGIDGFELIGWRVLSSVIVAIALVAATRGWVRMRQVLRSRRDTWTLVIAGHAVLINWTAFVVGVLSDRVLETSLGYFLNPLVSIVLAVVFLGERLRPLQWVAVGLGAVGVGVMIVGYGEVPWIGLIVAGSFGAYGLIKKRVGGSVDALSGFTIETTAALPAALAMMAVAFTIGGVTVGDNGVAGIVGAAGFGIVTAVPLLAFAAATRRIPLTWIAFLQYLVPIMTFMFGAFIMLEPMPIERWIGFAFVWASVALISIEMVGNRFRRPRPIVPVA, from the coding sequence ATGGGTCAGCACGCCAAAGCAGGCCTCGGGTACGCATTGCTCGCGTACCTGTGGTGGAGCTTCCTGCCCGCCTACCTGCAGCTGACCAAGGGCATCGACGGGTTCGAGCTCATCGGCTGGCGGGTGCTCTCCTCCGTCATCGTGGCGATCGCGCTCGTCGCCGCCACCCGCGGTTGGGTCAGGATGCGGCAGGTGCTCCGCAGCCGCCGCGACACCTGGACGCTCGTGATCGCCGGGCACGCCGTGCTCATCAACTGGACGGCGTTCGTCGTCGGCGTGCTTTCCGACCGCGTGCTCGAGACCAGCCTCGGCTACTTCCTCAACCCGCTGGTGAGCATCGTGCTCGCTGTCGTGTTCCTCGGCGAGCGTCTGCGACCGCTGCAGTGGGTCGCGGTGGGGCTCGGGGCAGTGGGCGTCGGCGTGATGATCGTCGGCTACGGCGAGGTGCCGTGGATCGGGCTCATCGTCGCGGGCTCGTTCGGCGCCTATGGCCTCATCAAGAAGCGCGTCGGCGGCTCGGTGGATGCGCTGTCGGGCTTCACGATCGAGACCACTGCCGCGCTGCCGGCCGCGCTCGCCATGATGGCGGTCGCCTTCACGATCGGCGGCGTCACCGTCGGCGACAACGGTGTCGCGGGCATCGTCGGCGCCGCCGGCTTCGGCATCGTCACCGCGGTCCCGCTGCTCGCCTTCGCGGCGGCGACGCGCCGCATCCCGCTCACCTGGATCGCATTCCTGCAGTACCTCGTGCCGATCATGACCTTCATGTTCGGGGCGTTCATCATGCTGGAGCCCATGCCGATCGAGCGCTGGATCGGCTTCGCCTTCGTGTGGGCGTCGGTCGCGCTCATCTCGATCGAGATGGTCGGAAACCGGTTCCGGCGCCCGCGACCGATCGTGCCTGTGGCCTGA